Genomic window (Juglans microcarpa x Juglans regia isolate MS1-56 chromosome 2S, Jm3101_v1.0, whole genome shotgun sequence):
GCATAATTTCCAAACGCTGTAATGTGGCTGATTCAGAAATTCTAGTTGTATTAATGTCATGGAAGATGGTCTCTCATTTTTGTGATCTCTTCATTTTCTACTCTTTAGGAACCACTACATGGTAGACAAGTGGGGTATACCTGTGTTTGAATTCTTAGACCTACCCTCTTGTGAGTGTTTGGGCCCCATATGTTAGTGGGTTGCGGTTATGTTTTGCTACAAAAATTTTCTGGCAGCATAAGTGAACAACTGGTCATAACAAATATTCAAGGGAATGTCTGTCATTCCGATTTATTGCTACAATTTCGCAGTCATCTGTCCCAGAAACTGTCTCAAAACTAGCTCCGTTTTCTCTTATGAAGTTTATGTAGCAAGAGAATAACCAAATATCATAATAAATTTTGTCGGGtgggatttttcttgaatatttttATCACAACTACTGGGATAGGGCTTTTGATGTCAATGACTGTCTGCAGTAGTGGGCTGATGTAGATAACACATCCAGTTGTCAGCTTTTGTTATTGACTTCTTCAAACCATGCATATCTGACATATATTTTCCCTCTAACAGCCTTGTTCAATGGGATTTGCTACCGGTGGGAAAACATTCTTTCTGTGGGGAGGGTGCATGATGGTAACCAAATATTACTCTCTATTGGTGCTGCGTTCGCATAATTCGGATATTCGAACAGTTTTACATTGTTTGCAGATGCATGCCGATGATTTTAGAGTTGATCGCTATGGTGTGGTCTCTGGACTTCGAGATGGTGGATACTCTGATGATATGACTCTAGCAGCTATATCTGGTATTGAACAAAtcagtaatattattatttttctcatggCAGGTcattttatagactctgaattGTTTATCTACACAAACCACGACTTTGTAGCAGCTGTTCAGATCACTCATTTATTACATAATAGTGAACCTTTGTTTCTACCAATTTGGTGCGAGCACGCGAAAGCACTGAAATGAGACTTCTGTTTTGTAGTGCTTCTGGTTGTATCTTAGGTTTTCAATGCACTACTTAATGTCATGTTGGAAATCCTGGTCATTATCGGACATTTTATTCCTGATAAGTTACTCCATATCTGGTGCGTATATAGTTTTGGTGGTTGAAGTGTCAAAATGTTCTTAACTTTGTTCTCCCACGAGTTTGGTGAGCTTTAACAAGGTTCCAGACTATGGCTCTCATCAATTGTTGGGCGTGGCTGTGTTAATTTTCTATCCAACGTGATGCAGAGTGGCTCTATGTTTGATTGTTGATGTTTTTCCTTCAGGGGCTCATAAGAGGCTCATTACATCGCCTCCTGTTGCTGTATTTCCTCACCCCCTTGCGAGCGATCTTACTTTATCAAGGTTTGTAATCTTCACTTGGTAAACTCAAAGTCTATTTCACTCCTTTCCATGTTTTTATTCTTGGCTTCTTGTGTAGGTATTGGAATTACTTGAGGAAGCAAACGTTTGTTTTGGAATCATATACAACAAAGGTTAACTGGATAATGAATCGTGCTTTGTTTACTTCCCACTGCTACCTGTCATGGGGATTTGTTGCACCGTACTTTATGTCTATGATTCATATCACAGCAGCACTTAGAGTTTACATTAAAGGGTATTCGCTTGAGGAAACTACCTTGACTTCTGGTGGTGAGCACACTACTTTCCCTTTTTAGGTAGGTTGTTAGTGTTGATTAGATCAGATCGACTTGCAGGATCTTCCTTGCAGGATGAAGTTTTGTTgctcaaatatttcatattgttaaTTTGTACAATCATTCGATGGTAGAGTTTTCAACATTAATAACCATTAATGCTGGGTCAGTAAAAGTGGGATTTCTAATTTATTCACTCTAGGAAAATTGCCCCACATTCCTACTTTGTTTATATTGTAGTTCTTAACTAATGAATCTTACAATCTCAGTTGCATTCACAGGCAGTGTAGGTATTGTCTTATTGCAAcctgaaatttcaatttaagGGTATTTGGGTAGTGAGttgatctcagatgatctgtgaatagtagtaaaaaagtaatgataaaatattaaatagtagtgaatagtagtaaaaagtagtgaaaagtaggtaaaaaagtaacgataaaataatgaatagtagtggagtgatctcactacccaaacacacCTTAAATCTCTTATTTCCAATCAAAGTGGTGCTCATTTTAGTTTCACATTTCCATATTGCAATTcttgataaaatatttgttaCCAACTTCAAGGAATAGAAGTGCACTATTAATGCTTGTGAAAGGGTGCATTTTTAATCTGAAAATTGGACTTGTCTCTGTGAAAAAACAATATAACAGCTGTTTTTTTCAGGCTTGTTACTAGTAAGCTGCCTAGCCACATGCACTGCGATAGAACTTCTTTCGATGTGGAATTTGACAAGGATAGAGGTTCACCTGTGCAACATGCTATCCCCCGAGGCACCCCGACTTTCACTTGCTTCTTACAAGTGGGATCGTGTAAGTACTTTTGACTCTTCTTTCAGAAACAATAATTGCAAGCTGGTATCCCCGAACTTaagctccaaaaaaaaaaaaaaaaaaaaaaaaagacagtttGATTTGCTTGACCAGTTGACCTTGTACATCGTGGTGATGATGACCAGTTACTAATGTAATTGAACTTTTTCCAATCAAGCAGGTATTCATTGCGATGCTAGTGGATAACTTTTTGTACACTATCTCTGCATTTCgttctcatttttctcagtcTATCAATTGGTCTGGTATCCGATATCATTTGGAGAATGGAAAGATAAGCAAGGTAAGCTGGCTAAGGTCTACAGTTGATTCCAAAAACATGTTTTTCTCCAGTCGAATAGTATTTCGTTTTATGACTTATTGTATAATGCAAGATCTTGAATGCTGCGCAATATGAGGAATAGATgcttatcttcattttcatgTAATGTCAGTAGTGCTCAGTGTACATACAAAAGTGGATTTTACCAAGGGCCTAGAGATGAAAAGTATTCCCTTCTTGTTATGTTTTTGGCATCCATATGttctgttatttttattttttcattttgttttctaaaCTGTAAACCACTCGGGAAGAATTTCGAGGTAAATTGGAAAAGCTGAAGTCATTTATGGTTTTACTTCATTTTGGTACATCTCAATTGTTTTCCCTACCCCCTTTATATCGAAACTTTATTAGTTTTAGAGGGttggaaaaagggaaagaaagaacATTGGGAGTTTAAACTATGAAGCAACCCTAATATTAGTCATAGTTGTTTTTGCCAAATTTATGAACAGTAGTGATTCTATGTGCTCTTGCAGATTGAAAGAAGCAAGGATATGGGTCCAGCTTTTACGGACTTGGGAGGAAAGCATTTATATGGGAAGAAAGGAGCTCCTCCCAAAGTCTCATTCGTTGGCTCATTGGCCAGAGCTATAGCTCAGTGGCGCCAGCCTAAGAAATATGATATCTAGTTGCTGGTTttacccccaaaaaaaaaaaaacccacaataaacaaaagaaatattggATCTTTTTGCCCATTATCTGAGATTTAGTGAGCAGGTTAGGGCTTCAGAAGCAAGAATGACTGCGAGGATTATATGGGTCCTCTTCAATGGCTTGGCCAATCCGTCATTTATTTGATTGAAGTGTTTTAGGaaatttctcttcattttttaaaccccattcatcatttttattcttcCCCAGCAACCCACTAGTTTGGGctgattttgtaatttatacttggttttattttgtaatttatcaAGTTCTTACACAGCTCAAATCATAATGTCAGTCAGCAGAGTTGTGATTACATGCAGAACTTCAGAGTAAATAGAACAAAAGGTCACCATAGAAAAACAAAGTGAGAGAAATGAGTCAGTTGAGAGCATTATTAGCAGACTCAAACCGACTACCCGATTAGATCTCTAACATTTTACAAACCAATgtagaaatcatcaataaagcCAAGCATTGCAGCAGAACGGTTATATTTTTGTGAAGTACATTTCTCTCGTTAATAGTGTGCTTGACAAGATGGAAGATTGCAGCCAAAACTTCTTCGCCATAGCCATTAATAATCACATATTGAATAGCGTAGGCCATAAATTATGAGAGAGTTTatttaacacatttttttaacatatccAATACATTGTTGTTGTGCTAAAGGCTTGTGTCCTGATTGACAGAACTCTCAAGTCTCTAAAAGATAGGTATGGCGTTCAAAATCCCCCTTccccatttaaaaaataaaaaactgctGTTAGAGGCTTTCCACATCAGttatgctaaaaaaataattggtgttttaattgttttaaagttataatgagTCTCATTATTAGTAGTGTATTAACACACCGACTTATATATAACAGAACTTATCAATTATACAAGTACCTCATTAGCaaaaaccttatatatatatatatatatatatatatatatatgtaacaaagATGTATTCACTTCGTTTAATTTTCTAGGCAATTTTCTCGAGGGATATCAGGCTATCAGCCCTAACAGTAGGGGGGAGTTTGAACCCCTAACCATGTACCCAATGGCGGCTAAGAACCATGGGTGGTGCCATTCGGCATAAGGCCGTTGGCTATTAACTTCAATTAATTGAACTAAAACTCAAGTTATGTTTTGTTATTGGGATTTTAGGGATGGTCGAATCATCCACGTGGTTTTGTGTAGATGGTTGGTTACGTTTGAAAAATaagatgggttttttttttttttagaaaaagattaGAACTTGGATATTTTAGAAATCTTAGGTCCGTTTGAACGTTGAGATGaaattaatctcatctcatctcatcccaacatctaaatattactcaaatataaatacttttcaatttcaactttttcatttaatcattacctaatcattacaactttttcaaacttctaaaaataaataagttaattttttcaaatttcaaaaaaaacataatattaaaaaatatattgtaacaatattttaactttataatatttttatttaactttttctctctcatttatcattcgaaaaatgatatttatagtcatagaTATAACGCTCGTTCTTGTAGTgagacttttaaaaataattttagaaaaatgagatGGGAATTACTGAACTTTATaaaacttttcaatttctttcctaggatataaaagatttttcaattaaaatttgaaagttttatttataaatctaaaagagAGTTTTGCTGCGGATTtcacttaattaaattacatagttcattttacaaaatgtgatttcatacattacataaaatgtCTAGGCTTGTCACCTCTTCTTTAGGCCATGTCAATCCTGATGCTTTGTCCTCATTTTATTTCTAGGTGgggcacacataaaaataaaatgagtcgaatactcaataagtattacttcatactgtaaaaatatactaacatatgtTTCATTCGTACATTTATCATTCctctacatactttacataaaatattttctttctttgaaaacattacaaggtgaggtttttcttttaaaaagatttttattccTCAAAACATTATCCACTTTGTACATTTCTTCATGAGAAAACTAAAACATTTCATACATCCAATTactcttatcatttttcttctggCCGGTACACATTGTTACGTCCCGTATTTTGGGATTAGCGGTCTTTTGAACCGGATTCCGCCTATGGCTGCAGGTTGGGAATCCTTCAGTTAGGGGaaagcactgggtgcactaccagtattacttacctggcattgcaatctattaaaatattagtaccATCATTCATCCATTCAGTCATGGCCGTTACGtaactttatatattaaaatattcatttcttttcagtcatttcctttcctttcctttaattcattcatttcattttcattcttttcattcattagtccatttcatttcataaaatatcatctataacataaagcataaacatcatcatttcGTTTCATAGAACATAAATagaataagtactatatataacattcattcacatgcatacaactattattGGGATGCATAGAAAGAGATGTCAAGAAACATAAAGTATCATTTCATTCtaagaaaaacattttcttttctttcattgcataaaagaatatttgtaagtgtttcattttattttctaaagaaaaatatttcattttcattttcataatgtttaGAAAACTGTAGAAAAgtataaacataatacttacctagacttcatgccattttcatttcatgcgGTCCATTCACATGCGTGTCAGATGAaacatacatgcattcataactttacgtcatttccttttcatttacatAAGAATATTAAACTTAGAACTTGCATAATAAAACTACTCCTAACTCTAGTGCATTCCCTTCCACATGACATTAACCTCCAATTGGTTCTTTACTTAAACTTCCTCCACTTAGACTAGTCCTTGTCCAAATAATTTTCGTCAACTATTTACTTGCATGTTTTTTCATGACATCCCTAATTGTATAAACTTATACCTCTAGGTATTCATaatatctatttcttttaaCCTATACAAGTCATCATTCAATCATTGAAGcataatcattttcataaatcCTAAGCTTAGACTATGAACCTAAAAGCCTAACTTTATTTTCTAACTAATAAAATGAGCTCATGTGCTTCACTTTAATCTCCAAACCATCACTCAGCAAGCTTTACAAATTAGTCACACTTCACCATTAGATCCAAACTAAAAATACAATACGTATCTTCCATACACATACAATCCAATCCAACATCAAGTTCCCATTCACTTCCTTACCTACAAACATATTACACAATCCAAACTAAACATACATATGTAATCCACCAAACATACACGTGTCATATCCCTTTATCACCAAAGATCAACATACAATCCATTTAAAGCACTAATTTGTTTTAACAAGTTTCATCCATActcaatacatttaatatatacaaatctGTCCAAATGCATACCATTCACTCTCTTGCAATCCAAACCAACACACCCAATACATGAAATTTTCCCATACCATTTATACACCTACACCACACATTCACAAAACTTACAAGCTTCATACACATACCACACATTCAATACAATCTTTCTTAGTCAACCAAATACATCACTCTTTATAATTTATCATAGTCAACAcattaaatatacaaaatttttccaaTTAAAAATCAACAACATTATCATGTTTTTCAAAGTTCACTACAACTCcatttaatcccaacacttcaaaaCAAACTATCTCAATCCAAACTTCATACATTCATAAGAATATCTCAATACAATCAACTAGGAAGCATAACCTAAAAACCAAGCATAATCATACAATACAAACCACTTCTATACTCGATTATCAATACgaataaatttaaagattaaCTATTAAATATTAACTATTAAATTTGTCCAATGAATATCACAAACACCAACATACACACTCTATTCATTTACCATTTGAGCCTAACCTAAATCCATCACACAACCATTGTTCATGCTTGGCACACCCAACATACTCAAATTGGACCAAACTTCCAAGGGTGTTATTCTACAATTCTTATGCCACTTAATACAACTTATACACCTCCAAAATATTATCATCTTGCAATATACATCATACATATTTCACACAAACAGAAAATGCAGGAAACCCAATTTGAATACAATCTGTCTAGCCACTTAAACCAACATACAATTGATCTTTCCAGCTTAAACACACATTAGCAACAATCCCAACCAAGAATTTCACTTCAATACTTAGTATTAATTAGTATAATTTCACTTCACACTTCCATATACATAATCTAATTTTATAAAGTAAGTTGCTAACATACTTATTGCTCCATTTAAACACCATACACCAAGTTCACATGGCACAACCTAGAAATCCCTTGAAATCCATACACATACtcaatttatcaatttataaaacatactaaaaaatcatatcacaaactACCCACTAATTCCCTTCACTTCACAAGTACTATTCTTAATCAATAAGCTTATTAACAATAAATagaacacacacatatattcaATCCATCACCCAATTAAACTCAATATACAACTCACCCAAAGCAATATATCACTTCAATATTTAGTAACAAATTCATATCTTTCCATTCCATCCTTCCATATACCCAACTCAAATCAGAACACATACTAACATATTTACTACCCATATAAATCAATCCACCCAATATTCACAAATACTTTATCCAACTTATAAGCCTCTTGATAATACATAAATATTTCCAATGATAACCTAACACAAACACACATACTTCATAACAGCTTTCCAATCACTACCTCAATTCTTCATAGTTTATTGAAACATACACATTTCATGCATAAAATCTGTCTATATCAATACATCTACGCAACACAATCACAAAGCTTTATAAGCTTTATATGCACCATTAacaatcccaacacttcacaaactACACCACCAACCCATTGCCTCATACATAACACACATGCACATCACAATCACACATTTACTTCTTCTCAATTATCACAATCAATATattcaacatatataaatacaaatttgCCTATACTAACAATTTCTTGCACATATAAACTCCATATACACCAAACCTACCAATTTACAAATCATTGCTTACTCAACTACAATTTCCTTAGTCCATGAAATCAAATATCATATCATGCAACTACACATATACTCAAAACAAGGTCCAATTAAACTCAACACTGAACAAATAACACAAATTCTATATTTTACAATCTTTATACTTCACCTCCAACTCCATTACAGTCACAACTATACCCCACTTCTTTTAAGTCTACCACAATCAATCcagtcaatatatataaaaaatctgtCTAATTCAACAAAACACAATTTCAGTTTCACAAATATGACATCTTCTAAAGGTAAATGGAtagaaaatatatcataaattaaATGGATGCAGTGTGAGGATTCGTGGTGGACTTGCACAGTTGAGGCAGAGGACAGGTTTGGTGCATGATAGTGTCGAGACTTGATGGTTCATGGTGGTTTTCAAAATAGAGGATGTGGTGGTGGAGGTCTCGGGTTGCCATGGCTGGAGGCACTGATAGAGGGGCTCGGTGGTTTTTTATGGTGGTTCATGACTGATCAAGGGCTGTTTGAAGGGGCTTAACATACGATGATGATTGTTGGAGGAGAGGCTAAGAGAGGCATTGGGATTAGGGGTGTCAAGTGCTCGACATAGGGTAAAGGGAACTAGCAATGGATGTCGTTTGCGGTGGCTAAAGCTTGGTTGTGCACAGTGGGAGTGGCGACTGAGGaaggagagaaacagagaaaggGGCCgatggtgagagagagagagagagagagagagggagaggcagaAGATCTAAGAGTGAGGTGGTTGTGGTTGGTGGTGGCCGACGATGATGTGCTCGTGGTGGTCATGACGACGGCACACAAAGTTGCTAGGGCTTCCGAGAGAGAGGGAAATAGAGAGAGATACCGAGAGAGGATGTTAGAGAATTTCTAGTTCTGgaacaagaaaatcaagaaatataagaataaaaataagaattgaaTCAAGAACGTAATGATGGATTTACTTTGAGGGAAATCCTACCTCCAAGAACTACAATAATACATTTCTGATGTTGTTGCCTTCTTTCCTCCTAACTATTTATACACAACTAACCCAACAACGCACCCTATTACTTACTACTAACAATAGAGAAGTAAAAACACATCCTATGGTTATTACATCAAATGAAACCACCATCTAATTAGCTCTCCAAAACTCCCTGTATCACTACCTACACATCAGTCATTTTATTACAATAACTctccattttattaaaacaaaacgcATTGTTCCcccctttccttttcttccctTATGCGATTCCGATCATTTTCTTCACTTCAACTTTCACACTTAACAAACTCCTCATCTTCAAAAGCCTTGACCCCAAGGCTGAATGAATGACAACACCCTCCCTCTCACAAGACCTTGCCCATAAGGTGTGGATAAAGATCCCTAGGCTTCCATAATGATTCCCAAGTACTATCTTCTGGCAATGTTCCACTTCATCTCACTAAAACTTCAGTAATGCCTCGGTTTCCCAACTTCTTCAGGTGCATGTCCATTATAGCTTCAAGTTTTGGTTGTATACTCCATTTATTATCAATTGGAGGCAATGATCACAATGGTGTTATTTGCTTGCCCAATTTTTTCTCGAGGCACGATACATGAAACACATGATGTACTTGAGATGAAGGGGCAAATTATGTTTGTAAGCCAATGCTCCCACTCTAGCAATGACTTGCTCCCACTTTAGCAATGATTTGGAATGGTCCATAGAATCTACATGCCAACTTCAGATTGTACCTCATAGTTATAGTCTTTTGTCTATAGGGAGGTAACCTTAAataaacccaatcaccaacTTCAAATTCCCTTTCCATCCTCTTCTTGTCAGTAAAAAACTTCATTCTATGCTGTGTTTTCTGTAAATTTTCCTTCAACAACACCATTATTTCTTCTCAGGTTCTTAGCTGTTGATTAATTGCATTATTAGTAGTAGTGTAATCGACATATGAGTGCAATTTGAGGGGTGGATAACCATATAATGATTCAAAAGGAGTTAATCCAGTAGAAGAATGATTTGTTGTCTTGTAACACCACTCAGCAATGGCTAACCATTTACTCCAATCCTTAGGCCTACTATCAATGTAATATCTGAGATATCCTTCAATACATTTACTAAGGGCTTTTGCTTGACCTTCAGTTTGTGAATGGTATGCAAAATTGAAAGCCAAAGTAATACCTTGCAAATTGAAAGTTCTTTACAAAAAGAACTAGTAAAGATAAGATCCTTATCAAACACAATTGTCTTAAGCATTCCATGTAGTTTGAAAACTTCAACAAAGAACACCTTAGCCACCTTCATAGTTGTATAAGGATGTGACAagcaaaaaaaatgagaatactTGGTTATCCTgtcaataacaaaaaaaatgacagaGAAAGCTTGAGACTGAGGCAAcccttcaataaaatctactgaAATATCAGACCATGGTTATAATGGAATAGGCAAAGGTTGTAAGAGGCTAGCAGGATGAAGAGTTTCATGCTTAGCAGCTTGGAAAGTATTATATTcccttataaattttttatttgtacgCATCCCTTGCCAGTAGAAGTATACTCTGGCCTTATGTAAGGTTTTGTGATACCTTACATGACCAGCTTGGGGGCTATAATGGATAAactataaaatcatttctttgaATTAAGAAGAAGCGACTATAACAAGCTTCCCTTTTCTTAGTAGCAAGCCTTGCTGCATTGTATACTTCTTATCAACTGTATCTCCATTCTACAACCTGCTGCATATATCCACCACATCTTGTGATTCTAAATAACTGGCCTTCAACTCCTCTATCCATAAAGGAGTGGGAAAAGAGAATAATGCTAGAGTGGCCTCTTCCTCCTCACCTCTTCTAGAAAGCCTATTAGCCACTTTATTCTCTTTACCTTTTTTATAGCCTATGGTGAAGTCATAGCCTAATAACTTTGTAATCCACTTCTGTTAGGACTCAGTTCCAACCTCCTGTTCTAAGAGGAACTTGAGTGCTTGTTGATCTGTCTTCACCTTAAATAATTGCCCCAACAAGTAACGGTGCCATTTCTGGACATCAGTTACTAGAGCCAAAAGCTCATTTTCATAAGTAGACAGTGCCACTTTCCTTCAGTGCTTTACTGAAATATGCAATGGATCGCCCATCTTGCATAAAACAAACTCTCAAGGCTTGCCCACTAGCATCACATTCAACTATAAATGGCTTTGAGAAGTCTAGTAGTCTCAAAACTAATGGCTATGTCACtgttttcttcaattcttctaAAACTAACTAGGCTGAATCAAACTACTCAAATGAATTCTTCTTCAAAAGTGTTGTCAAAGGGGCTGCAATTGACCCATAGCACTCAATGAACTTCCTGTAATATCCAATGAGGCCTAGTAATCCCTTTAAGGATTTTATGAAAGTGGAAATAGAACAACCCAACATAGGCAGTATCTTAGAGGAATCTGCTCTCACTCATGCACCCAAGATCAAATGGCCTAAGTACTCAACTTCCACTTCCCCAAACTTGCATTTAGACAACTTAGCAAAAAGTTTATGTTGGCTCAAAGTTTCCAAAACCACCCTTAAATGGTTCAGATGCTCAACATAGTCTCTATTGTACACAAGTATATCATCAAAGAATACTGACCCAAACCTTCTGAGGTAAGGCTTGAACACTTCATTCATCAGGCTTTGGAATGTAGCTAGAGTATTAGTGAGCCCAAATGGCATCATTAAGAATTCATAATGACCCCCCATGAGTCCTAAATGAAGTTTTAGGGATGTCTTTATTCTTCACCTTGATCTGGTGGTTCCAAATCTTAAGTCTAGCTTAGAAACGATTTATGCCCCAGCCAATTCATCAATTACAGGGATAGGAAACTTATCTTTGATAGTTTCTTGGTTTAATGCCTTGGAATCGACACACATTCTTCAACTTCCATCAATTTTTCTCACTAAGAGCAATGGAGAAGAAATGTGACTTTGGCTAGCACTTATCACAACTTATTTCAAAAGATCTTGAACAATGTTTTCTATTTCAAACTTCTAATAGAATGGATACCTATAAGGTCAAACTAAAATAGGCTAGGTTCCATTCTTTAATGGGATTTGATGGTCACAAGACCTTGGAGATGATAGTCCAGTAGGTTCCTGGAAA
Coding sequences:
- the LOC121253136 gene encoding uncharacterized protein LOC121253136, yielding MPTLDAFDSFLFSLSTSFCSPLAVFVQIQGCLICLTLAIGWAFAAYVRNREINQMKDSVRHGNSFAFLYHDVNELEHSKQVNLPRVSVVMPLKGFGEHNLHNWRSQITSLYGGPVEFLFVVESIDDPAYHAVSLLISDFKDEVDAKVIVAGLSTTCSQKIHNQLVGVEKMHNETKYVLFLDDDVRLHPGSIGALTAEMEKNPDIFIQTGYPLDLPSGSLGSYCIYEYHMPCSMGFATGGKTFFLWGGCMMMHADDFRVDRYGVVSGLRDGGYSDDMTLAAISGAHKRLITSPPVAVFPHPLASDLTLSRYWNYLRKQTFVLESYTTKVNWIMNRALFTSHCYLSWGFVAPYFMSMIHITAALRVYIKGYSLEETTLTSGGLLLVSCLATCTAIELLSMWNLTRIEVHLCNMLSPEAPRLSLASYKWDRVFIAMLVDNFLYTISAFRSHFSQSINWSGIRYHLENGKISKIERSKDMGPAFTDLGGKHLYGKKGAPPKVSFVGSLARAIAQWRQPKKYDI